From one Bacteroidota bacterium genomic stretch:
- a CDS encoding ECF-type sigma factor, producing the protein MEPAADTTALLCDARAGRPDAAERLFEHLYGALREIAHARLSAHRPAATVATTGLVHEAYLRLIDQTRAAPADRAHFLALASRAMRFVLLDRARARLRQKRGGPHAPVSLDAVQVAADERAAELVALDDALDRLRTRSERLAETVEFRFFGGLTYSEIAEATGRSVATAERDWVRARLWLHRALQDAPPATQPTP; encoded by the coding sequence ATGGAACCAGCCGCCGATACCACGGCCCTCCTCTGCGATGCCCGCGCGGGCCGCCCCGACGCGGCCGAGCGCCTCTTCGAGCACCTCTACGGCGCGCTGCGCGAGATCGCCCACGCTCGCCTGAGCGCGCACCGCCCGGCGGCGACCGTAGCCACAACGGGCCTCGTCCACGAGGCCTACCTCCGGCTCATCGACCAGACCCGCGCCGCGCCGGCCGACCGGGCGCACTTCCTCGCCCTCGCCTCGCGCGCGATGCGCTTCGTCCTCCTCGACCGCGCCCGCGCCCGGCTCCGCCAGAAGCGCGGCGGCCCGCACGCGCCTGTCTCGCTGGACGCCGTCCAGGTCGCGGCCGACGAGCGCGCGGCAGAGTTGGTGGCTCTGGACGACGCCCTCGACCGGCTCCGCACGCGCAGCGAGCGCCTCGCCGAGACCGTCGAGTTCCGCTTCTTCGGCGGGTTGACCTACAGCGAGATCGCCGAGGCTACGGGCCGCTCCGTCGCCACCGCCGAGCGCGACTGGGTCCGGGCGCGCCTGTGGCTCCACCGCGCCTTGCAGGACGCACCACCTGCTACCCAACCGACCCCCTGA
- a CDS encoding serine/threonine-protein kinase — translation MDALSPDDWLRADDLLGQALAYPPAERTAFLQDACREQPALYQEVVTLLDSAPDAEDRFGDSAAAFAGPLLAAGDPAEVVVPGDTVGPYRVEAEVGRGGMGVVYRASRADGTFEKEVALKLVKRGMDTDEVLARFRRERQLLATLDHPGIARLLDGGAAADGRPYLVMEFVEGEPVTDHAEQRRLPVEERLALFEQVCEAVQHAHRHLVVHRDLKPANILVTEGEDGRPQAKLLDFGIAKLLEVEPGAGVTQEGLRRLTPAYAAPEQLRGDAVTTAADVYALGVVLYELLTGERPSHPPKPPSAVAGSERARALRGDLDQVVLKALREETTARYGSVEALLDDLQRHQTGRPVEARPASAGYRVRKFAKRHRIGVASAAAFVLLLVGAVAALAVQQRATARERDRAEEVTRFLGDLFASNVPTTAPTDTMTVRTLLAEGEARAEALSEQPAVQAYMLRVLGEAWLGLGRYDRAEPLLDRAVALSEISLGPRSPEVADALGARALLAFQTGAYDAANALFQRALGLYRDHHGPAHETVAETVADLATVASEQGAYPAADSLFRETLALYQRLGTEGRPEAVECLRDWAALRFRMGDYAAADSLYGQALGKLEALHGPQHPDIALTLDNLSVLRSRQGNLAAALDLSREALAMRQHLLGDDHPSALASKTNLASFLDQSGDPEAAAVLLRDVIAAGQDRFGEGHPSLAPALSNLATLLGRQRRYGEAEVRYREVIAIQRRTLGEGHPSLANSVSGLASVLRETGQYAEAERLYREAIAVRRAALGAEHPSVASSLSGLGRLKHLTGDLDAAAAHYDEVLRIRRSVLGDRHPDVAFSQVRLADLLREQRYVERAEALYRDALDIYRETLGSDHPRAQQARAGLDALYER, via the coding sequence ATGGACGCGCTCTCCCCCGACGACTGGCTGCGCGCCGACGACCTGCTTGGCCAGGCCCTCGCCTACCCCCCTGCCGAGCGGACGGCGTTTCTCCAAGACGCCTGCCGGGAGCAGCCCGCGCTCTACCAAGAGGTCGTCACGCTGCTCGACAGTGCGCCAGACGCGGAGGACCGCTTCGGCGACTCGGCGGCGGCGTTTGCGGGACCGCTGCTGGCCGCCGGGGACCCGGCCGAGGTCGTGGTGCCGGGCGACACCGTCGGCCCCTACCGCGTCGAGGCCGAGGTCGGGCGCGGCGGGATGGGCGTTGTCTACCGCGCCTCCCGCGCCGACGGGACGTTCGAGAAGGAGGTCGCCCTCAAGCTCGTCAAGCGCGGCATGGACACCGACGAGGTCCTGGCTCGCTTCCGCCGCGAGCGGCAGCTCCTCGCCACGCTCGACCACCCCGGCATCGCCCGGCTCCTCGACGGCGGGGCCGCCGCCGACGGGCGGCCCTACCTCGTGATGGAGTTCGTCGAGGGGGAGCCCGTCACGGACCACGCCGAGCAGCGCCGGCTCCCGGTCGAAGAGCGGCTTGCGCTCTTCGAGCAGGTCTGCGAGGCCGTGCAGCACGCCCACCGGCACCTCGTCGTCCACCGCGACCTCAAGCCGGCCAACATCCTCGTCACTGAAGGCGAGGACGGCAGGCCGCAGGCCAAGCTGCTCGACTTCGGGATCGCCAAGCTGCTTGAGGTGGAGCCCGGGGCCGGGGTCACGCAGGAGGGGCTGCGACGGCTGACGCCGGCCTACGCCGCCCCGGAGCAGCTTCGCGGTGACGCGGTGACGACCGCCGCCGACGTGTACGCGCTCGGCGTCGTCCTCTACGAACTCCTCACCGGCGAGCGGCCCAGCCACCCGCCGAAGCCGCCGAGCGCTGTGGCCGGGTCCGAGCGGGCGCGGGCACTGCGCGGCGACCTCGACCAAGTCGTGCTCAAGGCGCTGCGCGAGGAGACGACCGCGCGCTACGGGTCGGTCGAGGCCCTGCTGGACGACCTCCAGCGGCACCAGACCGGGCGGCCCGTCGAGGCCCGCCCAGCGTCGGCGGGCTACCGGGTACGCAAGTTTGCCAAGCGGCATCGCATCGGCGTAGCATCGGCGGCGGCGTTCGTACTGCTGCTGGTCGGCGCGGTCGCAGCCCTGGCGGTGCAGCAGCGCGCGACGGCGCGCGAGCGGGACCGGGCCGAGGAGGTGACGCGCTTCCTCGGCGACCTCTTCGCCTCGAACGTTCCCACCACCGCCCCGACGGACACGATGACGGTGCGGACGCTCCTCGCAGAGGGCGAAGCGCGCGCCGAGGCACTCAGCGAACAGCCGGCGGTGCAGGCGTACATGCTGCGCGTGCTCGGCGAAGCCTGGCTCGGCCTGGGCCGCTACGACCGGGCAGAGCCGCTGCTGGACCGCGCCGTCGCGCTCAGCGAAATCTCTCTCGGCCCGCGCTCGCCCGAGGTCGCCGATGCGCTGGGTGCGCGCGCGCTGCTCGCCTTCCAGACCGGTGCCTACGACGCGGCCAATGCGCTCTTCCAGCGCGCCTTAGGCCTCTACCGCGACCACCACGGTCCGGCACACGAGACCGTTGCGGAGACCGTCGCCGACCTTGCGACCGTAGCCTCAGAGCAGGGCGCATACCCGGCGGCCGACTCGCTCTTCCGCGAGACGCTCGCGCTGTACCAGCGCCTGGGCACCGAGGGCCGCCCCGAAGCCGTCGAATGCCTCCGCGACTGGGCCGCCCTCCGCTTCCGCATGGGCGACTACGCCGCCGCTGACTCGCTCTACGGGCAGGCCCTCGGGAAGCTGGAGGCGCTCCACGGGCCCCAGCACCCCGACATCGCCCTCACGCTGGACAACCTCAGCGTGCTCCGCAGCCGGCAGGGCAACCTCGCCGCCGCCCTCGACCTGTCGCGCGAGGCGCTCGCGATGCGGCAGCATCTGCTGGGCGACGACCACCCGAGCGCCCTAGCGAGCAAAACAAACCTCGCCTCGTTCCTCGACCAGTCTGGGGACCCCGAGGCAGCGGCCGTCCTCCTCCGGGACGTGATCGCGGCCGGGCAGGACCGCTTCGGCGAGGGCCATCCGAGTCTCGCTCCCGCGCTCTCCAACCTCGCCACTCTGCTCGGGCGGCAGCGCAGGTACGGCGAGGCCGAGGTACGCTACCGCGAGGTGATAGCCATCCAGCGCCGCACGCTCGGCGAGGGACACCCGAGTCTCGCCAACAGCGTCAGCGGCCTCGCCTCGGTTCTCCGCGAGACCGGCCAGTATGCCGAGGCCGAGCGGCTCTACCGCGAGGCGATTGCCGTGCGGCGCGCGGCGCTTGGCGCAGAGCACCCGAGCGTGGCGAGCAGCCTGAGTGGCCTGGGCCGCCTGAAGCACCTCACCGGCGACCTGGACGCCGCCGCTGCCCACTACGACGAGGTCCTCCGCATCCGCCGGAGCGTCCTCGGCGACCGCCACCCGGACGTCGCCTTCAGCCAGGTCCGCCTGGCCGACCTGCTCCGCGAGCAGCGGTACGTCGAGCGGGCCGAGGCGCTGTACCGCGACGCCCTGGACATCTACAGGGAGACGCTGGGGAGCGACCATCCGCGCGCGCAGCAGGCCCGGGCCGGACTGGACGCCCTCTACGAACGCTGA
- a CDS encoding M12 family metallopeptidase: MKRLLLLAVLVSLPSTVLGQDPGPPGVRPNIPDGYTIIEGDILVPEGYQRGTLTAQLWPGGRVPYEFNGNVSTSNRQAMLAAMDEWEAVADVRFVPRNGEDDYVHIQDDTANYSAVGRQDGRQVIGIFNWNFRFIMAHELAHALGFFHEQSRSDRDNYVSVNPAAIVDTMEFNFDIQPSTLAYPKQSYGLPDTLTYDFDSVMHYGQFTFCIDPCPGPTITVLPPNGEWQARIGQRTRLSFLDRVTMRQLYLSNGVIVDGTAGSFFNIGTLLAPYQTFGVGYARAPTGGSVLIQPGSYSAAGLYTKQAMLEAPLGEVVLR, encoded by the coding sequence ATGAAACGCTTATTGCTGCTCGCCGTCCTCGTAAGCCTCCCATCGACCGTGCTGGGACAGGACCCGGGGCCGCCCGGGGTGCGCCCCAACATCCCCGACGGCTACACGATCATCGAAGGCGACATCCTCGTCCCGGAAGGCTACCAGCGCGGCACCCTCACCGCCCAGCTCTGGCCCGGCGGCCGAGTCCCGTACGAGTTCAACGGCAACGTGAGCACGAGCAATCGCCAGGCTATGCTCGCGGCGATGGACGAGTGGGAAGCCGTAGCCGACGTGCGCTTCGTCCCGCGCAACGGGGAGGACGACTACGTGCACATCCAAGACGACACGGCGAATTACTCGGCCGTCGGGCGTCAGGACGGGCGTCAGGTGATCGGCATCTTCAACTGGAATTTCCGCTTCATCATGGCGCACGAACTCGCGCATGCGCTTGGGTTCTTCCACGAGCAGTCGCGCAGCGACAGAGACAACTACGTGTCCGTGAATCCAGCGGCCATCGTAGACACGATGGAGTTCAACTTCGACATCCAGCCTTCGACGCTGGCGTACCCCAAGCAGTCCTACGGCCTTCCTGATACGCTGACCTATGACTTCGATTCGGTGATGCACTACGGGCAGTTCACCTTCTGCATCGACCCCTGTCCGGGCCCTACCATCACGGTGCTCCCGCCGAATGGCGAGTGGCAGGCGCGGATCGGTCAGCGGACCCGCCTCAGCTTCCTCGACCGGGTGACCATGCGCCAGCTCTACCTGAGCAACGGAGTGATTGTGGACGGGACGGCGGGATCTTTCTTCAACATAGGTACGCTCCTGGCCCCCTACCAGACGTTCGGAGTAGGCTACGCCCGAGCGCCCACGGGTGGCAGCGTCTTGATTCAGCCCGGTTCGTACTCGGCGGCCGGTCTGTACACTAAACAGGCCATGCTGGAGGCTCCGCTCGGCGAGGTCGTTCTACGCTAG
- a CDS encoding DUF4397 domain-containing protein: MAAPAWAQTARVQIVHNSADPAAAVVDVYVEQISTDDPAVDDLAFRNATPFIDLPAGQELTLTIAPGSSFSAADGIASFPATLVEGETYSIVASGVLDPSQFEANPDGRSTAFTLLVADGAQETSADPSEVQFNVGHGSTDAPTVDVVARGVGTLVDDAAYTDITPYIGVPAAAYTLDVTTEDGETVVATFAADLSFARGQALTILASGFLSPENDQDGSAFGLLLVFPNGGTALLPASAPTATVQIIHNAADPAAAVVDIYIEEFEGDEPVIDDLAFRTSTGFLELPGDVELTITIAPGDSESAADGIASFPTTLAAGGIFSVIANGVLDPSQFEANPNGRDIGFTLFVDDDAQQISADPSQVQFAVVHGSTDAPTVDVIARDVTLLVDGATYSDITPYIGVPPASYILDVAVGGTDTVVASFEADLSAAAGGALTILASGFLSPENDQDGEAFGLLAVFPDGTAALLPAVMATETARAQIIHNAADPAAEVVDIYIEEISTDEPAVEDLVFRTATPFIDLPAEQELTITVAPGNSESAADGIASFPATLTANGTFSIIANGVLDPSQFEANPNGRDIGFTLFIDDDAQEASTNDFEVQFAVVHGSTDAPTVDVVARDVARLVDNATYGDITPYIGVAPDGYFLQVTLGEDNDAVVATFAADLSAAVGGALTVLASGFLSPENDQDGEAFGLLAVFPDGTAALLPPRDGTLNAENTTPLTVAPGGSIAYDYAVTNNVSVDDAGQIWFVAEQGGEVIAEEEVRTGNVPGDATVTASFVQNVPGNVMPGAYTYRLRIGDFPATVLDENVFEVTVRGTAREGTANARAVVEAWEVTDATPWRLVAKDVFAASERADDVPAEDGLSTSSQSALPTETALTGAYPNPFSRAATVAFALPEAVDVRLAVYDVLGREVARLVDGQVEAGRHQATLDGAALANGIYIVRLAAGAVVRTERVTLVR; this comes from the coding sequence GTGGCCGCTCCCGCATGGGCGCAGACAGCCCGTGTGCAGATCGTCCACAACTCCGCTGACCCGGCTGCTGCCGTCGTCGACGTCTACGTCGAGCAGATCAGCACCGATGACCCGGCCGTCGATGACCTGGCATTCCGCAATGCGACACCGTTCATCGACCTACCGGCCGGCCAAGAACTGACGCTCACCATCGCGCCCGGCAGTTCGTTCAGCGCGGCCGACGGCATCGCGTCGTTCCCAGCCACGCTGGTGGAAGGCGAGACCTACTCGATCGTCGCCAGCGGCGTGCTCGACCCGAGTCAGTTCGAGGCCAACCCTGACGGGCGCAGCACCGCCTTCACGCTCCTGGTCGCCGACGGCGCGCAGGAGACCTCGGCCGACCCGAGCGAGGTCCAGTTCAACGTCGGCCACGGCTCGACTGACGCGCCGACCGTCGACGTGGTCGCCCGCGGCGTGGGGACGCTCGTCGACGATGCGGCCTACACCGACATTACGCCCTACATCGGCGTCCCGGCTGCTGCGTACACCCTCGACGTGACCACCGAAGACGGCGAGACCGTCGTGGCGACGTTCGCGGCCGACCTGAGCTTCGCGCGAGGGCAGGCGCTGACGATCCTCGCCTCGGGCTTCCTCTCGCCGGAGAACGACCAGGACGGCTCAGCCTTCGGCCTGCTGCTCGTCTTCCCCAACGGGGGCACGGCTCTCCTGCCCGCCTCCGCGCCGACGGCGACTGTGCAGATCATCCACAACGCGGCTGACCCGGCGGCGGCTGTAGTGGACATCTACATCGAAGAGTTCGAGGGCGACGAGCCGGTCATTGACGACCTCGCCTTCCGCACCTCGACGGGCTTCCTCGAACTGCCCGGTGACGTGGAGTTGACGATCACCATTGCCCCGGGCGACTCGGAGAGCGCAGCCGACGGCATCGCGTCCTTCCCGACGACGCTCGCGGCGGGCGGCATCTTCTCGGTCATCGCCAACGGCGTGCTCGACCCGAGCCAGTTCGAGGCCAACCCCAACGGCCGTGACATCGGCTTCACGCTCTTCGTAGACGACGACGCGCAGCAAATCTCGGCCGACCCGAGCCAGGTCCAGTTCGCCGTCGTGCACGGCTCGACCGACGCGCCGACCGTCGACGTGATCGCCCGCGACGTGACGCTCCTCGTTGACGGGGCGACCTACTCCGACATCACGCCCTACATCGGCGTGCCGCCGGCCTCGTACATCCTCGACGTGGCGGTCGGTGGTACCGACACCGTGGTCGCCTCCTTCGAGGCCGACCTGAGCGCCGCTGCCGGTGGTGCCCTCACGATTCTCGCCTCAGGCTTCCTCTCGCCGGAGAACGACCAGGACGGCGAAGCCTTCGGCCTCCTCGCCGTCTTCCCCGACGGCACAGCCGCCCTCCTGCCGGCCGTCATGGCCACTGAGACGGCACGCGCGCAGATCATCCACAACGCCGCCGACCCGGCCGCCGAGGTGGTCGACATCTACATCGAGGAGATCTCGACCGACGAGCCGGCCGTCGAAGACCTTGTCTTCCGCACGGCGACGCCGTTCATCGACCTCCCGGCCGAGCAGGAACTGACGATCACCGTGGCCCCGGGCAACTCGGAGAGCGCGGCCGACGGCATCGCCTCCTTCCCGGCGACGCTCACGGCGAACGGCACGTTCTCGATCATCGCCAACGGCGTGCTCGACCCGAGCCAGTTCGAGGCCAACCCGAACGGGCGTGACATCGGCTTCACGCTCTTTATCGACGACGACGCGCAGGAGGCGTCGACGAACGACTTCGAGGTGCAGTTCGCGGTCGTGCACGGCTCGACCGACGCGCCGACGGTCGACGTGGTCGCCCGCGACGTAGCCCGCCTCGTCGACAACGCGACCTACGGCGACATCACGCCCTACATCGGCGTGGCACCGGACGGGTACTTCCTCCAGGTCACCCTGGGCGAGGACAACGACGCCGTCGTGGCGACGTTCGCGGCCGACCTGAGCGCCGCTGTCGGCGGTGCCCTCACGGTGCTCGCCTCGGGCTTCCTCTCGCCGGAGAACGACCAGGACGGCGAAGCCTTCGGCCTCCTCGCCGTCTTCCCGGACGGGACGGCCGCGCTCCTGCCGCCGCGTGACGGCACGCTCAACGCCGAGAACACGACGCCGCTCACCGTGGCACCGGGCGGCTCGATCGCCTACGACTACGCCGTCACGAACAACGTCTCGGTGGACGATGCCGGCCAGATCTGGTTCGTCGCCGAGCAGGGCGGCGAAGTGATCGCCGAAGAGGAAGTGCGTACGGGCAACGTGCCCGGCGACGCGACGGTCACGGCCAGCTTCGTGCAGAACGTGCCGGGCAACGTGATGCCGGGCGCGTACACCTACCGCCTGCGGATCGGCGACTTCCCGGCGACCGTGCTGGACGAGAACGTGTTCGAGGTGACCGTCAGGGGCACTGCCCGCGAGGGCACTGCCAACGCGCGCGCCGTGGTGGAAGCCTGGGAGGTGACCGACGCGACGCCGTGGAGGCTGGTAGCCAAGGATGTCTTCGCCGCCTCGGAGCGTGCCGATGACGTCCCGGCCGAAGACGGACTCAGCACCTCTAGCCAGAGCGCACTGCCGACTGAGACGGCGCTGACGGGGGCCTACCCGAACCCGTTCTCGCGTGCGGCGACGGTCGCCTTCGCGCTGCCTGAGGCGGTGGACGTGCGCCTCGCGGTCTACGACGTGCTCGGCCGCGAAGTGGCCCGCCTCGTCGACGGCCAGGTCGAGGCCGGCCGCCACCAGGCGACGCTCGACGGGGCCGCGCTCGCCAACGGCATCTACATCGTCCGGCTCGCTGCCGGCGCGGTGGTGCGGACCGAGCGCGTGACGCTCGTGCGCTAA
- a CDS encoding cupin domain-containing protein, with amino-acid sequence MPVRHITAPARIPVPGDKLIEEHVGHVNTGTASLSVAHMVAPPDWDEPFQTPTFDEVTIVLRGTMRVEHGGGTVDVRAGETVLCEAGERIRYSNPSADEACEYWAVCAPAFSPETVGREES; translated from the coding sequence GTGCCGGTGCGCCACATCACCGCGCCGGCGCGCATCCCGGTCCCCGGCGACAAGCTCATCGAGGAGCACGTCGGGCACGTCAACACGGGAACGGCGAGCCTAAGCGTGGCCCACATGGTCGCCCCGCCGGACTGGGACGAGCCGTTCCAGACGCCCACCTTCGACGAGGTCACGATCGTGCTCCGCGGCACGATGCGGGTCGAGCACGGCGGCGGGACGGTCGACGTGCGGGCGGGGGAGACGGTGCTCTGCGAGGCAGGCGAGCGCATCCGCTACTCGAATCCCTCGGCAGACGAGGCCTGCGAGTACTGGGCCGTCTGTGCGCCCGCGTTCAGCCCGGAGACGGTAGGACGGGAGGAGAGCTAG
- the lat gene encoding L-lysine 6-transaminase, translating to MIADVQKHLPAPADTRDIIGRHLLADGFEMVLDMEKSQGVFLRDALTGRDYVDFFTFYASNPLGMNHPKLRSDPGFIERLLDAAINKVSNSDVYTRHFARFLDTFERVGIPDELPHAFFVSGGALAIENALKTAFDWKVRMNFRKGYRAERGHRVLHLDQAFHGRSGYTMSLTNTDPNKVALFPKFDWPRILNPVMNGPAHAEDVEAREALAVRQAKRAFHDHPDDIAAIIVEPVQGEGGDNHFRPEFLQTLRTLADENDALLIFDEVQTGVALTGTFWAWQGLGVTPDVMAFGKKTQVCGILAGPRVEEVDDHVFAKSSRINSTWGGNIVDMVRFDRILEIIEEDGLVENAATQGAYLQARLRDFAERYDSVTNPRGQGLMCAFDLTTPGIRDLVRHKAYEHGLVILGCGERTIRFRPAISVSEDDLDHGLTLLDRALADVVG from the coding sequence ATGATCGCTGACGTGCAGAAGCACCTCCCCGCACCCGCCGACACCCGTGACATCATCGGTCGCCACCTCCTCGCCGACGGCTTCGAGATGGTGCTCGACATGGAGAAGAGCCAGGGCGTGTTCCTGCGCGACGCGCTCACCGGGCGCGACTACGTGGACTTCTTCACGTTCTACGCCTCCAACCCGCTCGGGATGAACCACCCGAAGCTGCGCAGCGACCCCGGTTTCATCGAGCGCCTCCTCGACGCGGCGATCAACAAGGTCTCCAACTCGGACGTGTACACGCGCCACTTCGCCCGCTTCCTCGACACCTTCGAGCGCGTCGGCATCCCGGACGAGCTGCCCCACGCCTTCTTCGTCTCGGGCGGCGCACTTGCGATCGAGAACGCGCTCAAGACGGCCTTCGACTGGAAGGTGCGGATGAACTTCCGCAAGGGTTACCGCGCCGAGCGCGGGCACCGCGTGCTGCACCTCGACCAGGCCTTCCACGGCCGCTCGGGCTACACGATGAGCCTGACCAACACCGACCCCAACAAGGTCGCCCTCTTCCCGAAGTTCGACTGGCCGCGCATCCTCAACCCGGTCATGAACGGGCCGGCCCACGCCGAGGACGTCGAGGCGCGCGAGGCGCTCGCCGTGCGCCAGGCCAAGCGCGCCTTCCACGACCACCCGGACGACATCGCCGCGATCATCGTCGAGCCGGTCCAGGGCGAAGGCGGCGACAACCACTTCCGGCCGGAGTTCCTCCAGACCCTCCGCACGCTCGCCGACGAGAACGACGCCCTCCTCATCTTCGACGAGGTCCAGACAGGCGTCGCGCTGACGGGGACGTTCTGGGCGTGGCAGGGCCTCGGCGTCACGCCCGACGTGATGGCCTTCGGCAAGAAGACCCAGGTCTGCGGCATCCTCGCCGGCCCGCGCGTCGAGGAGGTCGACGACCACGTCTTCGCCAAGTCGAGCCGGATCAACTCGACCTGGGGTGGCAACATCGTCGACATGGTCCGCTTCGACCGCATCCTGGAGATCATCGAGGAGGACGGCCTCGTCGAGAACGCGGCGACGCAGGGGGCCTACCTCCAGGCGCGGCTGCGCGACTTCGCCGAGCGCTACGACTCCGTCACGAACCCGCGCGGCCAGGGCCTGATGTGCGCCTTCGACCTCACCACGCCCGGCATCCGCGACCTCGTCCGGCACAAGGCCTACGAGCACGGCCTGGTCATCCTCGGCTGCGGCGAGCGGACGATCCGCTTCCGCCCGGCGATCAGCGTCTCCGAGGACGACCTCGACCACGGCCTCACCCTCCTCGACCGCGCCCTCGCCGACGTGGTCGGCTAG
- the lipA gene encoding lipoyl synthase, translating to MADTLTSSKPRRPGEIALKTATPVGGDGAGGDGFAADGFFELPVVEKPVQANRPGQRPEWLRVKLPYGETFRRVSEIIETHNLHTVCQSARCPNMGECWTAGTATFMILGDVCTRSCSFCAVKTGRPTAGLDYDEPRRVAEAARLMGIQHVVVTSVNRDERKDGGAPIFAETIRLLREEVPGCTVEVLVPDFRGIMEGGADIVFEARPDLFNHNVETVPRLYRRVRPQASYRRSLDVLGRAKKDFGLRTKSGIMVGLGERQDEVLALMEDFVEIGLDVMTIGQYLQPTRMHLPVEDFVHPDTFRWYKEQGEALGLDHVESGPLVRSSYHAERHV from the coding sequence ATGGCCGACACGCTGACCTCATCCAAACCGCGCCGGCCCGGCGAGATCGCGCTCAAAACTGCCACGCCGGTCGGCGGCGACGGGGCCGGCGGCGACGGCTTCGCCGCCGACGGCTTCTTCGAGCTGCCGGTCGTGGAGAAGCCGGTCCAGGCCAACCGGCCCGGGCAGCGGCCGGAGTGGCTCCGCGTCAAGCTCCCCTACGGCGAGACCTTCCGCCGCGTCTCGGAGATCATCGAGACGCACAACCTCCACACCGTCTGCCAGAGCGCCCGGTGCCCCAACATGGGCGAGTGCTGGACCGCCGGCACGGCGACGTTCATGATCCTCGGCGACGTGTGCACGCGCTCGTGCAGCTTCTGCGCTGTCAAGACCGGCCGCCCGACCGCCGGGCTCGACTACGACGAGCCGCGCCGCGTCGCCGAGGCCGCCCGGCTGATGGGCATCCAGCACGTCGTCGTCACCAGCGTCAACCGCGACGAGCGCAAAGACGGCGGCGCGCCGATCTTCGCCGAGACGATCCGCCTGCTCCGCGAGGAGGTCCCTGGCTGCACCGTCGAGGTCCTCGTCCCCGACTTCCGCGGCATCATGGAGGGCGGGGCCGACATCGTCTTCGAAGCGCGCCCCGACCTCTTCAACCACAACGTCGAGACCGTCCCGCGCCTCTACCGCCGCGTCCGCCCCCAGGCCAGCTACCGGCGCTCGCTCGACGTGCTGGGCCGCGCCAAGAAGGACTTCGGCCTCCGCACCAAGAGCGGCATCATGGTCGGCCTCGGGGAGAGGCAGGACGAGGTGCTCGCGCTGATGGAGGACTTCGTCGAGATCGGCCTCGACGTGATGACGATCGGGCAGTACCTCCAGCCGACGCGGATGCACCTCCCGGTCGAAGACTTCGTCCACCCGGACACGTTCCGGTGGTACAAGGAGCAGGGCGAGGCGCTCGGGCTGGACCACGTCGAGAGCGGCCCGCTCGTGCGCTCGTCCTACCACGCCGAGCGGCACGTCTAG
- the ndk gene encoding nucleoside-diphosphate kinase, whose amino-acid sequence MERTLAIIKPDAVEHGHSGKILDRILQEGFAVRAMKLVTLSKTEAEGFYAVHRERPFFGELTDFMSSGPCIPLVLERDDAVATWREVIGATNPADAAEGTLRKQFAASMGENAVHGSDSVENGTLESNYFFPEHVIVANA is encoded by the coding sequence ATGGAACGCACCCTCGCCATCATCAAGCCCGACGCTGTCGAGCACGGCCACAGCGGCAAAATCCTCGACCGCATCCTCCAAGAGGGATTCGCCGTCCGGGCGATGAAGCTCGTCACGCTCTCTAAGACCGAAGCCGAGGGCTTCTACGCCGTCCACCGCGAGCGCCCCTTCTTCGGCGAACTGACCGACTTCATGTCGAGCGGCCCGTGCATCCCGCTCGTCCTGGAGCGCGACGACGCGGTCGCCACCTGGCGCGAGGTCATCGGCGCGACCAACCCGGCCGACGCCGCCGAGGGCACGCTCCGCAAGCAGTTCGCCGCATCGATGGGCGAGAACGCCGTCCACGGCTCGGACTCCGTCGAGAACGGCACGCTGGAGAGCAATTACTTCTTCCCCGAGCACGTCATCGTCGCCAACGCGTAA